Proteins found in one Candidatus Woesearchaeota archaeon genomic segment:
- a CDS encoding ATP-binding cassette domain-containing protein: protein MDKRVISVKNLKKKFKVPIKTKSNFIHKIIEIFYKKYETKEILHGINFEVNRGEFIGYLGPNGAGKSTTIKIMTGILIPDSGKIDILGFNPSKQRYKYTFNIGAVFGHKSLLWYDIPVIESFKLYKDVYELNEKEFNERLNFFIDKLKLDKYLHIPVRKLSLGERMRCEIAASLLHNPKIVFLDEPTIGLDVVAKEEIRNFLRTINKKEKTTIILTTHDMGDIEELCKRVILIDEGKIVYDGDLDKLKAKYVKSKEIKFEFTKLKKKQEFDKLIKQFEIIEKTGNYYKLKIDLTKFDVPKIVKQIMDSCEVIDLNITEPKLEAVMREIYKHQDKIRKQT from the coding sequence ATGGACAAAAGAGTAATAAGCGTGAAAAATCTTAAGAAAAAATTTAAAGTACCGATTAAGACCAAATCTAATTTTATCCATAAAATAATTGAAATATTTTATAAAAAATATGAAACTAAAGAAATATTACATGGAATAAATTTTGAAGTTAATCGAGGTGAATTTATAGGTTATCTTGGACCAAATGGTGCAGGAAAATCAACTACAATTAAAATAATGACAGGTATTTTAATTCCAGATTCTGGAAAAATAGATATTTTAGGATTTAACCCTTCTAAACAAAGGTATAAATACACTTTTAATATTGGTGCAGTTTTTGGGCACAAATCATTATTATGGTATGATATACCAGTTATAGAATCTTTTAAATTATACAAAGATGTTTACGAACTTAATGAAAAAGAATTTAATGAAAGATTAAATTTCTTTATTGATAAATTAAAATTAGATAAATATCTTCATATTCCAGTTAGAAAGCTAAGTTTGGGTGAAAGAATGAGATGTGAAATTGCGGCATCTTTATTACATAATCCAAAAATTGTATTCCTAGATGAACCAACTATCGGCTTAGACGTTGTTGCCAAAGAAGAAATTAGGAATTTCTTAAGAACAATAAATAAAAAAGAAAAAACAACCATTATTTTAACAACCCATGATATGGGCGATATAGAAGAATTATGTAAAAGAGTAATTTTAATTGATGAAGGAAAAATAGTTTATGATGGCGATTTAGATAAACTAAAAGCAAAATATGTAAAATCTAAAGAAATAAAATTTGAGTTTACAAAACTTAAAAAGAAACAGGAATTTGATAAATTAATAAAACAATTTGAAATTATTGAAAAAACAGGAAATTATTACAAATTAAAAATAGATCTAACCAAATTTGATGTTCCAAAAATTGTTAAACAAATCATGGACTCTTGTGAAGTTATTGATTTAAATATTACAGAACCTAAATTAGAAGCAGTAATGCGTGAAATCTATAAGCACCAAGATAAAATAAGGAAACAAACTTAA
- a CDS encoding VanZ family protein, producing the protein MKKYWLLALIWTGFIFYLSSKTAPASSIGQGDSLFGYIAHFYLFGILGVLYYLSLKEAQVKREYFLALILLIGYALFDETHQLFTPGRTFQIIDLAIDSFSGLIIFYFK; encoded by the coding sequence ATGAAAAAATACTGGCTCTTAGCCTTAATTTGGACCGGATTTATATTTTATTTATCATCCAAAACTGCTCCAGCAAGCTCAATTGGACAAGGAGATTCTTTATTTGGTTATATTGCACATTTCTATTTATTCGGAATATTGGGGGTATTGTATTACTTAAGTTTAAAAGAAGCCCAGGTTAAAAGAGAGTATTTCCTGGCTTTAATATTATTAATAGGTTATGCCTTATTTGATGAAACGCACCAATTATTCACACCTGGAAGAACATTTCAAATAATAGATTTAGCAATTGATAGTTTTTCAGGTTTAATTATTTTCTATTTTAAATAA
- a CDS encoding alanine--tRNA ligase: MPAKELKKEYIEFFNSKAHKTISSAPIIPQNDPTVLFTTAGMHPLVPYLLGQEHPMGKRLVDVQKCIRTGDIDLVGDNSHLTFFEMLGNWSLNDYFKKEAIKYSFEFLTKVLGFSRDKIFVTVFEGDSDAPRDVETAKVWEELGIKKENIYFLSKEDNWWGPAGETGPCGPCTEMFIDTGKEKCSSDCKPGCRCGKYFEIWNDVFMEFNKQKAGSYKKMKIHNVDTGMGVERTIAMLQGKNSVYETEVFVPIILKLKELSKLKEITKEMRIIADHLKAATFILGDEIGAVPSNVGQGYVVRRLIRRAIVNAREINVKKFTPLISEIIIKIYKDDYPLLNTKREHILKELRLEEERFNLTLEQGLKEFEKIISKKKDNVITGEEAFLLFQSYGFPIELTLDLAKEKNLIVNKQEYEVKFKEHQELSRQHIGTFKSGLADNSETTTKLHTATHILAQALREILDKNIQQKGSNITPERLRFDFNFDRKMTNKEIKKVEDRVNEIISENLEVKREEMTVEDAKKKGAQDVFENKYGEKVSVYFVGDFSKEICAGPHATNTSELGKFKILKEESSSAGVRRIKAVLE; encoded by the coding sequence ATGCCTGCAAAAGAGCTTAAAAAAGAATATATAGAATTCTTTAATTCTAAGGCTCATAAAACTATAAGTTCTGCACCTATAATTCCTCAGAATGATCCTACTGTATTGTTTACAACTGCAGGTATGCATCCTTTAGTACCTTATTTATTAGGACAAGAACATCCGATGGGCAAAAGATTAGTTGATGTTCAAAAGTGTATAAGAACAGGGGATATAGATTTGGTTGGTGATAATTCTCACTTAACTTTCTTTGAGATGCTTGGAAATTGGTCTTTGAATGACTATTTTAAGAAAGAAGCAATAAAATATAGTTTTGAATTTTTAACAAAAGTTTTGGGATTTAGTAGAGATAAAATTTTTGTTACTGTGTTTGAAGGAGATTCAGATGCTCCAAGAGATGTAGAGACTGCTAAGGTTTGGGAAGAATTAGGAATTAAAAAAGAGAATATTTATTTCTTGTCTAAAGAAGATAATTGGTGGGGTCCTGCAGGTGAAACTGGTCCATGTGGTCCATGCACTGAAATGTTCATAGATACTGGAAAAGAAAAATGTTCTTCTGATTGTAAACCTGGATGTAGATGTGGAAAATACTTTGAAATCTGGAATGATGTATTTATGGAGTTTAATAAACAAAAAGCGGGTTCTTATAAAAAGATGAAAATTCATAATGTTGATACTGGGATGGGTGTTGAGAGAACTATTGCTATGTTGCAAGGTAAAAATTCAGTGTATGAAACTGAGGTATTTGTTCCAATAATTTTAAAATTAAAAGAACTTTCAAAATTAAAAGAAATTACAAAAGAAATGAGAATAATTGCAGATCATTTAAAAGCTGCGACTTTTATATTAGGTGATGAAATTGGGGCAGTACCTTCAAATGTTGGACAAGGTTACGTTGTTAGAAGATTAATAAGAAGAGCTATTGTAAATGCAAGAGAAATTAATGTGAAAAAGTTTACACCTTTGATTTCTGAGATTATAATTAAAATCTATAAAGATGATTATCCTTTGTTAAATACTAAAAGAGAACATATATTAAAAGAATTAAGATTAGAAGAAGAAAGGTTTAATTTAACTTTAGAGCAAGGTTTAAAGGAGTTTGAGAAAATAATTTCTAAGAAGAAAGATAATGTAATAACTGGAGAAGAAGCATTTTTATTATTCCAATCTTATGGTTTCCCAATTGAATTAACTTTAGATTTGGCTAAAGAGAAAAATTTAATTGTTAATAAACAAGAATATGAAGTTAAATTTAAAGAGCATCAAGAATTATCAAGACAGCATATTGGAACTTTTAAATCTGGTTTGGCAGATAATTCTGAAACAACAACTAAACTTCATACAGCAACACATATATTGGCGCAAGCTTTGCGTGAGATTTTAGATAAGAATATTCAACAGAAAGGTTCTAATATTACTCCTGAAAGATTAAGATTTGATTTTAATTTTGATAGGAAAATGACTAATAAAGAAATTAAGAAAGTTGAAGATAGAGTTAATGAAATAATCTCTGAGAATTTAGAAGTTAAACGTGAAGAAATGACTGTTGAGGATGCCAAAAAGAAGGGTGCACAAGATGTATTTGAGAATAAATATGGAGAAAAAGTTTCTGTTTATTTTGTTGGAGATTTTTCAAAAGAGATTTGTGCGGGGCCCCATGCTACTAATACTTCTGAGCTTGGAAAGTTTAAGATTCTAAAAGAAGAGTCTTCTTCAGCTGGAGTAAGAAGGATAAAAGCTGTGTTAGAATGA
- the amrS gene encoding AmmeMemoRadiSam system radical SAM enzyme yields the protein MKEASFYDKLDKKKVRCILCPNYCILSDDSVGLCGVRKNVKGKLYSLVYNRPCAIQLDPIEKKPLFHFKPGSKVLSIGTLGCNLKCLNCQNFQISQIKAEELDIHEVKSEKIVEMAKLNKAGIAFTYTEPTIFYEYMYDCAKLAKREGIFTVIISNGYINEAPLKKLLKYIDAANIDLKSFEDIFYKSNCSGRIAPVLKTLQIIKESNIWLEITNLLIPGKNDSITEIEKMCSWIKENLGENIPLHFSAFHPDYKLITLRPTPLRTLESVKKIAEKYLKYVYLGNLSLKGAEDTICPNCKEVLVEREGFNVKKNNIKELKCVKCGFKLDGVFV from the coding sequence ATGAAAGAAGCAAGTTTTTATGATAAATTAGATAAGAAAAAAGTAAGATGTATTTTATGTCCTAATTATTGTATACTTTCTGATGATTCGGTTGGTTTGTGTGGTGTAAGAAAGAATGTAAAAGGGAAACTTTATTCTTTAGTTTATAATAGACCTTGTGCAATTCAGTTGGATCCTATAGAGAAAAAACCTTTGTTTCATTTTAAACCAGGTTCTAAAGTGCTGTCCATTGGTACTTTGGGATGCAATTTAAAATGTTTAAATTGCCAAAATTTTCAGATTTCACAGATAAAAGCAGAGGAATTAGATATACATGAAGTTAAATCTGAGAAGATAGTTGAAATGGCTAAACTGAATAAGGCTGGAATTGCATTTACATATACAGAGCCGACTATTTTTTATGAATATATGTATGATTGTGCAAAACTTGCAAAGAGAGAGGGAATATTTACGGTAATAATTAGTAATGGTTATATTAATGAAGCACCTTTAAAAAAATTATTAAAATATATAGATGCAGCAAATATAGATTTAAAATCATTTGAAGATATTTTTTATAAATCAAATTGTTCTGGAAGAATTGCTCCTGTGCTAAAAACTTTACAAATAATTAAAGAGAGTAATATTTGGTTAGAAATAACAAATTTATTAATACCTGGAAAAAATGATTCTATTACTGAAATAGAAAAAATGTGTTCTTGGATAAAAGAAAATTTGGGGGAAAATATTCCTTTGCATTTTTCAGCATTTCATCCGGATTATAAATTAATTACTCTAAGACCTACGCCTTTAAGGACTCTTGAGAGTGTAAAGAAAATTGCAGAAAAATATTTAAAATATGTTTATTTGGGAAATCTCTCTTTGAAAGGTGCAGAAGATACAATTTGTCCTAATTGCAAAGAAGTTCTTGTTGAAAGAGAAGGTTTTAATGTTAAGAAAAATAATATAAAAGAACTAAAGTGCGTTAAATGTGGTTTTAAGCTCGATGGCGTCTTTGTTTAA
- a CDS encoding methyltransferase domain-containing protein, whose protein sequence is MTLVEKIKEKRELSDLPNEFVEKILSEVDPKLNDRARLKKTREKLRKIYGMFKIGENLEKNISAKTRDYKDLYKKIFSLTGKPKKIIELGCGLNGLSIKDFGFKTGYYGYDLSGKYCELSNNYFKTNKLDAECIQMDLSEINNFKKIPICDVVLCFKVLESLEAVKRDISKDILKVLKCKYFVVSFSTKGLGGGVNIKKKQRVWFIRFLEELNLKFERFETRDELFYIVKING, encoded by the coding sequence ATGACTCTTGTTGAAAAAATAAAGGAAAAAAGAGAACTTTCTGATTTACCTAACGAGTTTGTGGAAAAGATACTTAGTGAAGTTGATCCAAAACTTAATGATCGGGCAAGATTAAAAAAAACAAGAGAGAAACTAAGAAAGATTTATGGTATGTTTAAAATTGGTGAAAATTTAGAGAAAAATATTTCTGCTAAAACTAGAGATTATAAAGATTTATATAAAAAAATATTTTCTTTAACTGGAAAACCTAAAAAAATAATCGAATTGGGCTGTGGATTAAATGGGTTGTCAATAAAAGATTTTGGTTTTAAGACAGGGTATTATGGTTATGATTTGTCTGGAAAGTACTGCGAACTTTCTAATAATTATTTTAAAACTAATAAATTGGATGCTGAGTGTATTCAGATGGATTTGAGTGAAATTAATAATTTTAAAAAGATTCCAATTTGTGATGTAGTTTTGTGCTTTAAGGTTTTAGAGTCATTAGAAGCTGTTAAAAGAGATATTTCTAAGGATATTTTAAAGGTTTTAAAATGTAAGTATTTTGTTGTTTCTTTTTCAACTAAAGGTTTGGGTGGCGGGGTTAATATTAAAAAGAAGCAGCGGGTTTGGTTTATAAGATTTTTAGAAGAGCTTAATCTCAAGTTTGAGAGGTTTGAAACAAGGGATGAACTATTTTATATAGTTAAAATCAACGGCTAG
- a CDS encoding DegT/DnrJ/EryC1/StrS family aminotransferase, with amino-acid sequence MHDKVFGRLREFLRLNHIKVVERGNLALLMALEMVSKVNPTKNVILIPDQGGWISFKNYPLLFNFEIREVKTDYGIIDLESLSKNAKDASALLITSLAGYFAEQPLKEISKICKENKCLLVEDATGAIGDNILCNGNFSDIIIGSFGVKDIVNLGYGGFIAFREYDWVNYIKISSSLSKVHERIYFDILVKLNRNRLNQLFEKAEKVKNELEDFEVIHRNKRGLNVVVKFTSEIIKYCDRNNYPYILCPEYTRVNESAISIELKNL; translated from the coding sequence ATGCATGATAAGGTGTTTGGAAGGTTAAGAGAATTCTTGAGATTAAATCATATTAAAGTTGTAGAAAGAGGAAATCTTGCTTTGTTGATGGCACTTGAAATGGTTTCAAAAGTTAATCCTACTAAAAATGTTATTCTCATTCCAGATCAAGGTGGATGGATTTCTTTTAAGAATTATCCTTTATTATTCAATTTTGAAATAAGGGAAGTTAAAACTGATTATGGAATAATAGATTTAGAATCTCTTTCAAAAAATGCAAAAGATGCTTCTGCATTATTAATTACTTCTTTAGCAGGATATTTTGCTGAACAACCCTTAAAAGAGATTTCAAAAATATGTAAAGAAAATAAATGTTTGTTAGTTGAAGATGCTACGGGTGCAATTGGAGATAATATTTTATGTAATGGTAATTTTTCAGATATAATTATAGGCTCTTTTGGCGTAAAAGATATAGTAAATTTAGGTTATGGGGGTTTTATTGCATTTAGAGAGTATGATTGGGTAAATTATATCAAAATTTCAAGTTCTTTATCTAAGGTTCATGAAAGAATTTATTTTGATATTTTAGTTAAGTTAAATCGAAATAGGTTAAATCAATTATTTGAAAAAGCTGAAAAAGTAAAAAATGAATTAGAAGATTTTGAAGTTATACATAGAAATAAACGGGGGTTGAATGTAGTGGTTAAATTCACTTCAGAAATTATAAAATATTGTGATAGAAATAATTATCCCTACATTTTATGCCCTGAATACACAAGAGTTAATGAAAGTGCTATTTCCATTGAGTTGAAGAATTTATAG
- a CDS encoding putative toxin-antitoxin system toxin component, PIN family — protein MRVVLDTNVFISGIFWEGNFCSQIINKWKEGKFQLISSEEIIEELVKTLKTFKISMDKELIEEWKNLILENSIMIDVPICANIVKEDPEDDKFIWAAVYGQVDFIISQDKHLLKLKEYENIKILTPEEAIRVI, from the coding sequence ATGAGAGTCGTTTTAGACACAAATGTTTTTATTTCTGGAATATTTTGGGAAGGCAATTTTTGTTCTCAAATTATAAATAAATGGAAAGAAGGAAAATTTCAATTAATTAGTTCTGAAGAGATTATAGAAGAATTAGTAAAAACTCTTAAAACTTTTAAGATTTCTATGGACAAAGAGCTAATTGAGGAATGGAAGAATCTTATTTTAGAAAATTCAATCATGATTGATGTCCCTATATGTGCCAATATAGTTAAGGAAGATCCTGAAGATGATAAATTTATTTGGGCTGCAGTCTATGGACAAGTTGATTTCATAATTAGTCAGGATAAACATCTTTTGAAATTGAAAGAGTATGAGAATATTAAGATTTTAACGCCTGAAGAAGCAATAAGAGTTATTTAA
- a CDS encoding AbrB/MazE/SpoVT family DNA-binding domain-containing protein — MENLEITSMSSRGQVVIPQSLRDKLRIHEGEKFVIIGEDNTIVLKKLEMPNFNGIDKLLKKTRDFAKLKNLKQVDVTEAIKEARKK, encoded by the coding sequence ATGGAAAATTTAGAAATAACAAGTATGAGTTCAAGAGGACAAGTAGTTATACCTCAAAGTCTAAGAGATAAGCTTAGAATACATGAAGGAGAGAAGTTTGTTATTATTGGCGAAGATAATACTATTGTTTTAAAGAAATTAGAAATGCCTAATTTTAATGGAATAGATAAATTGCTTAAAAAAACTAGAGATTTTGCAAAACTTAAGAATTTAAAACAAGTAGATGTAACAGAAGCTATAAAAGAAGCTAGAAAAAAATGA
- a CDS encoding type II toxin-antitoxin system PemK/MazF family toxin, with product MEEFVKGDVVVLPFPFSDLSNSKKRPALVVAELEGDDIILCQITSEARVDKYFLILNNKDFKKGSLPLTSSIRPNRLFTADKSIILYKSGSLKESKIKEVEQVIVKMFTK from the coding sequence ATGGAAGAATTTGTAAAAGGGGATGTAGTAGTATTACCTTTTCCATTTTCAGATTTGAGTAATTCAAAAAAGAGACCTGCTTTAGTAGTTGCTGAATTAGAAGGGGATGATATCATTCTCTGTCAAATAACTAGCGAAGCTAGAGTGGATAAATATTTTTTGATTCTAAACAATAAAGATTTTAAAAAGGGAAGTTTGCCTTTGACTAGTTCAATTAGACCTAATAGGTTATTTACAGCAGATAAGTCCATTATTCTTTATAAATCTGGTTCTCTTAAAGAATCTAAAATAAAAGAAGTTGAACAAGTAATAGTTAAGATGTTTACTAAGTAA
- a CDS encoding AbrB/MazE/SpoVT family DNA-binding domain-containing protein, whose amino-acid sequence MMKTIKVSEKGQIALPQTMRETLGIEQGDELIVIQLDNKILLEKSQKVEQSMKDDFRDILKFSEMVLAKDWNSKEDEKAWKNL is encoded by the coding sequence ATGATGAAAACAATTAAAGTATCTGAAAAAGGACAAATTGCTCTTCCTCAAACTATGCGAGAAACTCTAGGAATAGAACAAGGAGATGAGTTAATAGTTATACAATTAGATAATAAGATTTTATTAGAAAAATCACAAAAAGTTGAACAATCTATGAAAGATGATTTTAGAGATATTCTTAAGTTTAGCGAAATGGTTTTAGCTAAAGATTGGAATAGCAAAGAGGATGAAAAAGCATGGAAGAATTTGTAA
- a CDS encoding nucleotidyltransferase domain-containing protein, with protein MNNTLFGNGKEKILACFYRNYTKELYFSEILRETKLTQNTTLKHLKNLQTNNLIICTKKIGNTFYKLNPKNKQLYAILAYFDYKKFNELPLDRRRAITDLLDKLKIKPLITLLFGSTAKGTFSKESDIDLLLVYNKKESEDQKLKKDIEAITGVKIQTFIINFDYFKEQILREEDKVITHAIKTGFPLSGNDQFYKEVLND; from the coding sequence ATGAACAATACATTATTCGGAAACGGAAAAGAAAAGATATTAGCCTGTTTTTATAGAAATTATACTAAAGAGCTTTATTTTAGTGAGATTTTAAGAGAAACAAAACTAACTCAGAATACTACTCTTAAACATCTGAAGAATCTTCAAACAAACAACCTTATAATTTGTACTAAAAAGATAGGAAATACTTTCTATAAGTTAAATCCTAAAAATAAACAACTTTATGCTATTCTAGCTTATTTTGATTATAAAAAGTTTAATGAACTTCCTTTAGATAGAAGAAGGGCAATAACCGACTTATTAGATAAACTTAAGATTAAACCTTTAATCACCCTCCTTTTCGGTTCGACTGCAAAAGGAACTTTTTCAAAAGAAAGTGATATAGACTTGCTTTTAGTTTATAATAAAAAAGAATCTGAAGATCAAAAACTTAAAAAAGATATAGAAGCAATAACAGGAGTTAAAATACAAACTTTTATAATTAATTTTGACTATTTTAAAGAACAGATATTAAGAGAAGAAGATAAAGTTATAACTCACGCAATAAAGACAGGATTTCCATTATCGGGAAATGATCAGTTTTACAAAGAGGTATTAAATGACTAA
- a CDS encoding DUF2683 family protein has protein sequence MVQAVINIDENTNRVLNIVKAKFGLRDKSQAINIVVTEYEQLSLEPELRPEYKIKLAKIIKGKHFSREELEKEVS, from the coding sequence ATGGTACAAGCTGTGATAAATATAGACGAAAATACTAACAGGGTGTTAAACATAGTAAAAGCAAAATTTGGTTTAAGAGATAAGTCTCAGGCAATAAACATAGTCGTAACTGAATATGAACAACTTTCTTTAGAACCTGAATTAAGGCCTGAATATAAAATCAAATTAGCTAAAATTATAAAAGGAAAGCATTTTTCTCGTGAGGAATTAGAAAAAGAGGTATCTTAA
- the tnpA gene encoding IS200/IS605 family transposase, translated as MKNELVKTGSTVGESNLHLQITPAYRRDVFANKKVFELTKKYLLEKSEKLGLVIPAIDFGPDHGHIFISNWKKHSIEKIVRELKGFSSYMIRKYHKDLLKNKLWGKKFWSAGYFYRTVDAVTKDSVRFYVEHSQKKHWKAVDYQYYKYGKEQLRLAQFN; from the coding sequence ATGAAAAACGAATTAGTTAAAACGGGCTCAACTGTAGGAGAAAGTAATCTACACTTGCAGATTACTCCTGCATACAGGAGAGACGTATTTGCGAATAAGAAGGTTTTTGAATTAACAAAGAAATATCTCCTTGAAAAATCAGAAAAGCTTGGTCTTGTAATTCCTGCTATAGACTTTGGACCAGACCATGGACATATTTTTATTAGTAATTGGAAGAAGCATAGTATAGAAAAAATAGTCAGAGAGCTAAAAGGTTTCTCATCTTATATGATAAGAAAATATCATAAAGATTTACTTAAAAATAAGTTATGGGGTAAAAAATTCTGGAGTGCGGGATATTTTTATAGAACTGTTGATGCAGTTACAAAAGATTCCGTAAGATTCTATGTTGAACATAGCCAAAAGAAACATTGGAAAGCAGTTGATTATCAGTATTATAAATATGGAAAAGAACAATTAAGATTAGCTCAATTTAACTAA
- a CDS encoding nucleotidyltransferase domain-containing protein, whose amino-acid sequence MITQKQFKIFGIFASKPFVEHTRNEIKKELKEKSNNALALTINLLKKEEVLIEKKVGKSGLLTLNLNKDLTFSYLELWSLSKLPHLAKLSLETLKKEITENTPFYSLVIFGSYAINQQKDNSDLDIAIFIEKENNKKQIEALVNSAKLKSTIEIDAHIIPKSEMIEMLTNKEENLGKQIARKHLAYYNNRIFYEIIKEGRDHGFRI is encoded by the coding sequence ATGATAACTCAAAAACAATTCAAAATATTTGGGATATTCGCAAGTAAACCTTTTGTAGAACATACCCGAAACGAAATAAAAAAAGAACTAAAAGAAAAGTCTAATAATGCTCTAGCTTTAACTATCAACCTATTAAAAAAAGAAGAAGTCCTAATTGAAAAAAAAGTTGGAAAATCTGGTCTTCTAACCCTTAATTTAAACAAAGATTTAACCTTTTCTTATCTCGAATTATGGAGTTTATCCAAACTTCCCCATTTAGCTAAACTTTCTCTGGAAACCTTAAAAAAAGAAATTACTGAAAACACCCCATTTTATTCCTTAGTTATCTTTGGTTCTTATGCTATAAATCAACAAAAGGATAACTCGGATTTAGATATTGCAATTTTTATTGAAAAGGAAAACAATAAAAAGCAAATAGAAGCTTTAGTGAATAGTGCAAAATTAAAAAGTACAATTGAAATAGATGCACATATTATCCCAAAATCAGAGATGATTGAAATGCTTACAAATAAAGAAGAAAACTTAGGAAAACAAATAGCACGAAAACATTTAGCTTATTATAATAATAGGATATTTTATGAAATAATCAAAGAAGGGAGGGATCATGGATTTAGGATATAA
- a CDS encoding HEPN domain-containing protein, with translation MDLGYKIYLARAQNELNLSMIVQKISDNKKLQIEVFEMKEDTYYSAAISHAYYSIFYAAKAYLLLKNIKTLAPEEHRKTFEEFSKLVNKGIIDVELLRIYQSMLIKADTLLNIFELEKGKRGKFTYRRIPQANQEPAQESIKNAQIFFKNIFRLCEK, from the coding sequence ATGGATTTAGGATATAAAATTTATCTTGCACGAGCTCAGAACGAATTAAACCTTTCAATGATAGTTCAAAAAATAAGTGATAATAAGAAACTACAAATTGAAGTGTTTGAAATGAAAGAAGATACTTATTATAGCGCAGCTATTTCTCATGCTTACTATTCAATATTTTATGCTGCAAAAGCTTATCTTTTATTAAAGAATATAAAGACTCTGGCGCCTGAAGAACATAGAAAAACCTTTGAAGAATTCTCAAAGCTCGTAAACAAAGGTATAATTGATGTAGAATTACTCAGAATCTATCAAAGTATGCTTATCAAAGCAGATACGCTTCTAAATATATTTGAACTAGAAAAAGGAAAAAGAGGAAAGTTCACTTATAGAAGAATACCTCAAGCAAATCAAGAACCTGCGCAAGAAAGTATAAAAAATGCACAAATATTTTTTAAGAATATATTTAGATTATGTGAGAAATAA
- a CDS encoding GIY-YIG nuclease family protein yields MTKTTWYIYILECLDGSYYTGVTNNLEKRMKTHQSGKGSKYVKRKGFNHLITSSKCKDKSDACKKEYLIKQLPKHEKLKFLKNLSLNPII; encoded by the coding sequence ATGACTAAAACAACTTGGTATATTTACATTCTAGAATGTCTTGATGGTTCTTATTACACTGGTGTCACAAACAACCTAGAAAAAAGAATGAAAACCCATCAATCTGGAAAAGGAAGTAAATATGTAAAAAGAAAAGGATTTAACCATTTAATCACCTCCTCCAAATGCAAAGACAAATCAGATGCATGCAAAAAAGAATATTTAATTAAACAACTTCCAAAACATGAAAAATTAAAATTTTTAAAAAATCTAAGTCTTAATCCCATTATTTGA